The Mycolicibacterium hassiacum DSM 44199 genome includes a window with the following:
- a CDS encoding LLM class F420-dependent oxidoreductase, translated as MARIGYTLLTEQSGPKQLVRYAVSAERAGFDFEVCSDHYFPWLSAQGQAPYAWSVLGAVAHATDRVELFTYVTCPTMRYHPAVVAQKAATLQILADGRFTLGLGTGENLNEHVVGKRWPTVTRRQEMLREAIQIIRELFTGDLVDWKGEHFEVDSARLWDLPDTPVAIATAVSGDRSVEMFAPLSDHLIAVEPNRDLVASWHETRRATGLPGQVRVIGQLPICWDPDRDTAVRRAHEQFRWFGGGWAVNSDLPTTAGFDGATRYVRPEDVAASIPCGPDLDAIVDAVGAYREAGFTDIALVQIGDEHQERFLAEAAEPLLDKLRAG; from the coding sequence ATGGCCCGTATCGGCTACACCCTGCTCACCGAGCAGAGCGGCCCCAAACAGCTTGTGCGCTACGCCGTTTCGGCCGAGCGCGCCGGATTCGACTTCGAGGTCTGCTCCGACCACTACTTCCCGTGGTTGTCGGCGCAGGGGCAGGCACCCTACGCCTGGTCGGTACTCGGCGCGGTCGCTCACGCGACCGACCGCGTCGAACTGTTCACCTACGTGACCTGCCCGACGATGCGGTACCACCCCGCGGTCGTCGCACAGAAGGCCGCCACCCTGCAGATCCTTGCCGACGGCCGGTTCACCCTGGGCCTCGGTACCGGCGAGAACCTCAACGAGCACGTCGTCGGCAAGCGGTGGCCCACGGTGACCCGCCGCCAGGAGATGCTGCGGGAAGCCATCCAGATCATCCGGGAACTGTTCACCGGCGACCTTGTGGACTGGAAGGGCGAGCACTTCGAGGTCGACTCCGCGCGTCTGTGGGACCTGCCCGACACGCCGGTGGCCATCGCCACCGCCGTGTCCGGCGACCGCTCGGTCGAGATGTTCGCGCCGCTGTCGGACCACCTGATCGCGGTCGAACCGAACCGCGACCTCGTCGCCTCCTGGCATGAGACCAGGCGCGCCACCGGATTACCGGGGCAGGTTCGGGTAATCGGACAGCTCCCCATCTGCTGGGACCCCGACCGCGACACTGCGGTGCGGCGCGCGCACGAACAGTTCCGCTGGTTCGGCGGCGGGTGGGCGGTCAACTCGGACCTGCCCACCACCGCCGGATTCGACGGCGCCACCCGCTACGTCCGCCCCGAGGACGTCGCCGCCTCCATCCCCTGCGGACCGGATCTGGACGCGATCGTCGACGCGGTCGGCGCCTACCGCGAGGCGGGCTTCACCGACATCGCGTTGGTGCAGATCGGCGACGAGCACCAGGAGCGGTTCCTGGCCGAGGCCGCCGAACCGCTGCTGGACAAGCTCCGCGCCGGCTGA
- a CDS encoding DUF4129 domain-containing protein has protein sequence MATIDIDRDTARDAAENELQRPIYAKPSAGDYVLEWIDDLISRIARAGSTVPGGWFTLTVVAILVVLAVVTAVRIARRTMHTQRAGDAVLFGDRELSSAEHRAAAERYAAEGQFGPAIRHRLRAVARHLEETGVLQPIPGRTATELAADTGRVFPQLADEFDTAATIFNDITYGDRPASPQDYRRVVALDDHLRSQPHPVAAATTAPPATSGWAEVR, from the coding sequence GTGGCGACCATAGACATCGACCGGGACACGGCGCGCGATGCCGCGGAGAACGAACTGCAGCGGCCCATCTACGCCAAACCGTCGGCAGGCGACTACGTGTTGGAGTGGATAGACGACCTCATCTCCCGCATCGCACGTGCGGGCTCCACGGTGCCGGGCGGCTGGTTCACCCTGACGGTGGTGGCGATCCTGGTGGTCCTCGCTGTGGTGACCGCGGTGCGGATCGCCCGCCGCACCATGCACACCCAGCGGGCCGGCGACGCGGTGCTGTTCGGCGACCGGGAGCTGTCCTCGGCCGAACACCGCGCCGCCGCCGAACGGTACGCCGCCGAGGGTCAGTTCGGCCCCGCGATCCGCCACCGGCTGCGCGCGGTCGCCCGCCACCTCGAGGAGACCGGAGTCCTGCAGCCGATCCCGGGCCGCACCGCCACCGAGCTCGCTGCCGACACCGGTCGCGTGTTCCCCCAGCTTGCCGACGAATTCGATACCGCGGCAACAATATTCAACGACATCACGTACGGGGATCGACCCGCGAGCCCGCAGGACTACCGGCGCGTCGTCGCCCTCGACGACCACCTGCGCTCACAACCCCACCCGGTGGCCGCGGCGACGACCGCCCCGCCGGCCACCAGCGGCTGGGCGGAGGTGCGATGA
- a CDS encoding AAA family ATPase has protein sequence MTQPPANDTAAADAVRPALLALRTEIAKAVVGQDAVISGLVIALLCRGHVLLEGVPGVAKTLLVRSLAAALQLEFKRLQFTPDLMPGDVTGSLVYDARTAEFEFRPGPVFTNLLLADEINRTPPKTQAALLEAMEERQVSVEGEARPLPDPFIVVATQNPIEYEGTYQLPEAQLDRFLLKLNVPLPPREQEIAILARHAQGFDPRDLSAVQPVAGPEDLAAGRKAVQQVHVADEVLGYIVDIVGATRYSPSLQLGVSPRGATALLATSRCWAWLSGRPYVTPDDVKAMARSTLRHRIQLRPEAELEGATPDGVLDGILAAVPVPR, from the coding sequence GTGACTCAGCCACCGGCAAACGACACCGCGGCCGCGGATGCGGTGCGCCCCGCCCTGCTGGCGCTGCGCACCGAGATCGCCAAGGCCGTCGTCGGACAGGACGCCGTGATCAGCGGTCTGGTGATCGCGCTGCTGTGCCGCGGCCACGTGCTGCTCGAAGGGGTGCCCGGGGTCGCCAAGACCCTGCTGGTGCGCAGCCTGGCCGCCGCGCTGCAGCTGGAGTTCAAGCGGCTGCAGTTCACCCCGGACCTGATGCCCGGCGACGTCACCGGCTCGCTGGTGTACGACGCCCGCACCGCCGAGTTCGAGTTCCGGCCCGGGCCGGTGTTCACCAACCTGCTGTTGGCCGACGAGATCAACCGCACCCCGCCGAAGACGCAGGCCGCACTGCTGGAGGCGATGGAGGAACGCCAGGTCAGCGTCGAGGGCGAGGCGCGGCCGCTGCCCGATCCGTTCATCGTCGTGGCGACCCAGAACCCGATCGAGTACGAGGGCACCTACCAGTTGCCCGAGGCGCAGCTGGACCGGTTTCTGCTCAAGCTCAATGTGCCGCTGCCGCCGCGGGAGCAGGAGATCGCGATCCTGGCCCGGCACGCGCAGGGGTTCGACCCGCGCGATCTGTCCGCGGTACAGCCGGTCGCCGGGCCCGAGGACCTGGCGGCCGGCCGCAAGGCCGTACAGCAGGTGCACGTGGCCGACGAGGTGCTGGGCTACATCGTCGACATCGTCGGCGCGACAAGGTATTCGCCGTCGCTGCAGCTGGGCGTGTCGCCGCGCGGCGCCACCGCGCTGCTGGCCACGTCGCGATGCTGGGCGTGGTTGTCCGGGCGCCCCTACGTGACGCCCGACGACGTCAAGGCGATGGCCCGCTCCACCCTGCGGCACCGCATCCAGCTGCGCCCGGAGGCGGAGTTGGAAGGCGCGACCCCGGACGGTGTGCTGGACGGCATCCTGGCCGCCGTCCCGGTGCCCCGATAG
- a CDS encoding DUF4350 domain-containing protein, whose amino-acid sequence MTVADNPAPAPEQSPAPPSATRSRRLGTVGWVVLAVAAIIGVAALSTYLTTPRPGQPLDPTSTSRDGTRALVTLLRDRGVEVIEAPDFATVERHARPDALIAVLPTFHRIDDDVLRRMAGLPGDRLLVLPTTRTLEALAPGVREAGTLRFGGAEPGCDLREATRAGEVDLGLSTTYEDAGPYPVTSCYKGALVRYTDSTGRTVTVVGAVDFLTNDGLLAEGNAALAMNLAGTDPRLIWYAPQHRESNPDAGTEIGDLLPPQLPWIVLQLMVAVVLLALWQGRRLGPLVAERLPVVVRASETVEGRGRLYRSRRARDRAADALRTAALQRLLPRLGLSAGAPPATVAAAIAGRCGRQPPEVAQLLYGPPPDSDDALVHLAHALDDIERQVAHS is encoded by the coding sequence ATGACCGTCGCGGACAACCCCGCCCCGGCCCCGGAGCAGAGCCCCGCACCGCCATCGGCCACCCGGTCGCGGCGGCTGGGCACCGTCGGCTGGGTGGTGCTGGCGGTGGCGGCGATCATCGGCGTCGCCGCCCTGTCGACCTACCTGACCACCCCGCGGCCGGGTCAACCGCTGGACCCCACCTCGACATCCCGGGACGGGACGCGCGCCCTGGTGACGCTGCTGCGCGACCGCGGGGTGGAGGTCATCGAGGCTCCCGACTTCGCGACCGTCGAACGTCACGCCCGGCCCGACGCCCTGATCGCGGTGTTGCCGACGTTCCACCGGATCGACGACGACGTGTTGCGCCGGATGGCCGGGCTGCCCGGTGACCGGCTGCTGGTGCTGCCGACCACGCGGACCCTCGAGGCACTCGCGCCCGGCGTGCGCGAGGCCGGCACGTTGCGGTTCGGCGGCGCCGAGCCCGGGTGCGACCTGCGCGAGGCGACCCGCGCCGGCGAGGTCGACCTGGGCCTCAGCACCACCTACGAAGACGCCGGGCCCTATCCGGTGACCAGCTGCTACAAGGGCGCGCTGGTGCGCTACACCGACAGCACCGGGCGCACCGTCACCGTTGTCGGCGCCGTCGACTTCCTCACCAACGACGGGCTGCTCGCCGAGGGCAATGCCGCGCTGGCGATGAACCTCGCGGGCACCGATCCCCGGCTGATCTGGTACGCGCCGCAGCACCGGGAGAGCAACCCCGACGCCGGCACCGAGATCGGGGATCTGCTGCCGCCCCAGCTGCCCTGGATCGTGCTGCAGCTGATGGTCGCGGTCGTGCTGCTAGCGCTGTGGCAGGGCCGCCGGCTCGGGCCGCTGGTCGCCGAGCGGCTGCCGGTCGTGGTACGCGCCTCGGAGACGGTGGAGGGCCGCGGCCGGCTCTACCGGTCCCGGCGCGCCCGCGACCGCGCCGCCGACGCGCTGCGCACCGCGGCGCTGCAGCGGCTGCTGCCCCGGCTCGGTCTGTCGGCCGGGGCGCCCCCGGCGACCGTCGCCGCGGCGATCGCCGGGCGCTGCGGCCGGCAGCCGCCGGAGGTCGCGCAGCTGCTGTACGGCCCCCCGCCGGACAGCGATGACGCCCTGGTCCACCTCGCTCACGCCCTCGACGACATAGAAAGGCAGGTCGCCCACTCGTGA
- a CDS encoding HemK2/MTQ2 family protein methyltransferase, with product MTTAYSEARHSGYAGTREPLTASRGVYAPQEDSRFLIEVMDKTGLAAGRRVADLCTGSGVVAIAAYRQGACEVNAFDICPAAVHCVRKNAAATGAEVAVHLGSWARAAEFGGYDLVVCNPPYVPHDPDADFDPLPPEVGPARAWDAGYDGRQVLDPLCEQVSDLLAPGGTLLVVQSEFAVPRQTLAGLAAAGLDAQIVGYRWIPFGPVLTSRARWLEDTGRLEPGRREEELVVIRADKA from the coding sequence GTGACCACCGCTTACTCCGAGGCGCGACATTCCGGATACGCCGGTACGCGCGAACCACTGACTGCCAGCCGGGGCGTCTACGCCCCGCAGGAGGACTCCCGGTTCCTCATCGAGGTGATGGACAAGACCGGCCTGGCCGCCGGCCGCCGGGTCGCGGACCTGTGCACGGGCAGCGGGGTGGTGGCGATCGCCGCCTACCGCCAGGGGGCTTGCGAGGTGAACGCGTTCGACATCTGTCCCGCCGCCGTGCACTGCGTCCGCAAGAACGCCGCCGCCACCGGCGCCGAGGTGGCGGTCCATCTCGGCTCATGGGCGCGCGCCGCCGAGTTCGGCGGCTACGACCTGGTGGTGTGCAATCCGCCGTACGTGCCGCACGACCCGGACGCCGACTTCGATCCGCTGCCGCCCGAGGTCGGGCCGGCGCGGGCCTGGGACGCCGGCTACGACGGCCGGCAGGTGCTCGACCCGCTGTGCGAGCAGGTGTCGGATCTGCTCGCCCCGGGCGGCACGCTGCTGGTGGTGCAGTCCGAGTTCGCCGTTCCCCGGCAGACCCTGGCCGGGCTGGCCGCCGCGGGGCTGGACGCGCAGATCGTGGGCTACCGGTGGATCCCGTTCGGCCCGGTGCTCACGTCGCGGGCCCGCTGGCTGGAGGACACCGGACGGTTGGAGCCGGGCCGGCGCGAGGAGGAACTCGTGGTGATCCGGGCGGACAAGGCATGA